A region from the Paraburkholderia youngii genome encodes:
- a CDS encoding Rieske 2Fe-2S domain-containing protein, whose product MDPRDEEFVLAGSLEELRAKGRCIVQGRHGPIVVICDRERVFAVDNRCPHMGFPLERGTVEDGILTCHWHHARFDLESGCTFDLWADDVPSYAVQIRDGDVWVATRSDHPDAAAHWRQRLADGLTHDLGLVIAKAVHGQLAADVPRVDIVRQVALFGAQNRDGWGVGLTVLTALSNLLSVLPADETYLALFHGARRVAADCNGEAPRRERTPLASRPEPATLDRWLRLWTNVRHREAAERTLLTAIASGLAPAVLADALLSAGTERAFADSGHLLDFINKAFECLDLIGWEHASAVLPTVIAQLVSARGAEESTAWRQPLDLVAMCDEAASQISNLFAAGRSVQGWSDHAALALELLSDDPARIIDSLKEAIHAGAASADLGQALAYGAALRVARFGNANEYSDWETAHHVFTHANALHQILRRVGDASFDTRVIGVRGVLHGAMALYLARYLNVPPARIPGEDDDPLDDLPADEGSIRTALLDAFDRQRQVDLAAKLVARHLTLGHPPQALIATLALAVLREDAGFHAYQMLEAGVRQFATWGNTAEGRHILIAVVRYLAAHSPTERGMLQTADIARRLMLGSELH is encoded by the coding sequence ATGGATCCCCGGGACGAAGAATTCGTGCTCGCTGGAAGCCTCGAAGAACTGCGAGCGAAAGGCCGGTGCATTGTCCAGGGAAGACATGGTCCGATCGTCGTCATCTGCGACCGCGAGCGTGTCTTTGCCGTTGATAATCGATGCCCGCACATGGGATTCCCGCTCGAGCGAGGCACTGTCGAAGACGGCATCCTGACCTGTCACTGGCATCATGCCCGCTTCGATCTGGAAAGCGGCTGCACGTTCGACCTTTGGGCAGATGATGTCCCCAGCTACGCGGTCCAAATACGCGATGGCGACGTCTGGGTCGCAACCAGGTCGGATCATCCCGATGCTGCCGCGCACTGGCGTCAACGGCTTGCGGATGGCCTCACACATGACCTTGGACTTGTCATCGCCAAAGCCGTGCATGGCCAGCTCGCCGCCGATGTGCCAAGGGTCGATATCGTGCGGCAGGTCGCGCTGTTCGGAGCGCAAAACCGTGACGGCTGGGGCGTTGGTCTCACGGTACTCACAGCACTCAGCAACCTGTTGTCCGTCCTGCCCGCAGACGAAACCTATCTCGCCCTGTTCCACGGCGCGCGCCGTGTAGCGGCGGACTGCAACGGCGAGGCGCCGCGGCGCGAACGTACGCCGCTTGCGAGCCGGCCGGAGCCCGCCACGCTCGATCGTTGGCTGCGCCTGTGGACAAACGTGCGCCACCGCGAGGCGGCCGAGCGCACGCTGTTGACTGCGATTGCCTCCGGTCTCGCACCCGCCGTGCTCGCGGATGCGTTGCTGTCCGCCGGGACGGAGCGGGCCTTCGCGGACTCCGGGCATTTGCTCGACTTCATCAACAAGGCGTTTGAATGCCTCGATCTGATCGGCTGGGAGCACGCGTCAGCTGTGCTGCCCACTGTCATCGCCCAGTTGGTGAGCGCCCGGGGTGCCGAGGAATCGACCGCGTGGCGCCAGCCCCTCGATCTCGTCGCGATGTGCGACGAAGCGGCCAGCCAGATCTCGAACCTCTTCGCTGCCGGGCGCAGCGTGCAAGGCTGGTCGGATCACGCGGCGCTTGCCTTGGAACTGCTTTCAGACGATCCAGCGAGAATCATTGACTCGCTGAAGGAGGCGATCCACGCAGGCGCTGCGTCTGCCGACCTGGGACAAGCCCTCGCTTACGGAGCGGCGTTGCGCGTGGCCCGCTTCGGCAATGCCAACGAGTACTCCGACTGGGAGACCGCGCATCATGTGTTTACCCATGCCAACGCACTCCATCAGATTCTCAGGCGTGTCGGGGACGCAAGCTTCGACACTCGAGTCATCGGCGTTCGCGGCGTACTGCACGGAGCCATGGCGCTCTACCTGGCGAGATATCTGAACGTTCCGCCCGCCCGCATCCCGGGCGAGGACGATGATCCGCTCGACGACCTTCCTGCCGATGAGGGGTCGATCCGAACGGCCTTGCTCGACGCTTTCGATCGGCAGCGTCAGGTTGATCTTGCGGCGAAGTTGGTGGCGCGCCACCTTACGCTCGGTCATCCGCCGCAGGCGCTCATCGCCACACTTGCGCTTGCCGTGTTGCGTGAAGATGCCGGCTTTCATGCGTATCAGATGCTGGAGGCAGGCGTTCGGCAGTTTGCTACATGGGGCAATACTGCCGAAGGACGGCACATTCTCATTGCAGTCGTCCGCTATCTCGCGGCCCATTCACCGACTGAACGTGGAATGCTGCAGACGGCCGACATCGCCCGGCGGCTGATGCTGGGAAGCGAACTGCATTGA